In Triticum aestivum cultivar Chinese Spring chromosome 5B, IWGSC CS RefSeq v2.1, whole genome shotgun sequence, the following proteins share a genomic window:
- the LOC123111999 gene encoding uncharacterized protein, with protein MASVAEESKAISPSVQPGQMQHAHKHPTGLLEPGKKLGTMSSSWRPSSLGMGQSKAGLALPHLHKCAWWVIFGKAAATGITWWLLIRPHRLVTASADAGLASSTLLSKNQKSRCKCAIKHGTFMWCEQDEQHQRMERESELN; from the exons ATGGCGTCGGTCGCAGAGGAATCCAAGGCCATCAGCCCATCGGTGCAACCCGGCCAGATGCAGCATGCGCACAAGCACCCAACTGGTCTCCTCGAGCCGGGCAAGAAGTTGGGCACGATGAGCAGCTCATGGAGGCCTTCGTCGTTGGGGATGGGGCAGAGCAAGGCCGGACTCGCGCTCCCGCACCTCCACAAGTGTGCGTGGTGGGTGATCTTCGGTAAGGCCGCAGCGACGGGGATTACCTGGTGGCTCTTAATACGACCACACCGCTTAGTAACTGCGTCCGCTGATGCTGGCTTGGCATCTTCCACTCTGCTGTCGAAG AACCAGAAGTCGAGATGCAAGTGCGCAATTAAACACGGGACCTTTATGTGGTGTGAACAAGATGAACAACATCAGAGAATGGAGCGGGAATCAGAATTGAATTGA